GTCACCCAGCGCACCATTCTCGACGCCGTAGCTGACGCCGAACTCGCTGCGCTTGATGTTGAAGGTCGCTTCGAAGCCAATCCTGCGTCCCATGCCCTTGTCCCCTGTGCCGGTCCACTCCACTCGCGCGGTGATGGGCTTGGTCACTCCGCGCATCGTGAGGTCGCCGGTGACATCGTAGAAGTTGCCGTCAACCTTCTTCGCCGATGTGCTCTTGAAGGTCATCGTCGGGAACTCCCGAGCGCTGAAGAAGTCGGGCGCACGAAGGTGATTGTCCCGCGGCGTCGAGGCGGTGTTGACGCTGTTGACATCGATGGTGATGTCGAAGGAGAGACCGTCGGCGGAGGCGCTGTCGGACTTGATCGTTCCCGTGACCGTATCGAAGCGTCCCCAGAAGTACGCCACACCGAGGTGTTGCACTCGGAAGAGCGCCGTCGAGTGGCCGGTGTCAACTTTGAAGGTCTCGACCGCTGCCGCGTGCGCCGGGGCCGCGGTGACAGCCGGAACGACCGCAGCGATCGTGGTTGAACGGAGGGAGCTCGACGCCATGGCCCCGGCGACGGCAACGGCCGCTGTGCCGAGCAGCGCAGTGGCGACGAGCGCAGGATGGCGACGCAGCTTGGCGGTCGCG
This sequence is a window from Phycisphaeraceae bacterium. Protein-coding genes within it:
- a CDS encoding YceI family protein, with protein sequence MTNQPLPTCIIRTATAKLRRHPALVATALLGTAAVAVAGAMASSSLRSTTIAAVVPAVTAAPAHAAAVETFKVDTGHSTALFRVQHLGVAYFWGRFDTVTGTIKSDSASADGLSFDITIDVNSVNTASTPRDNHLRAPDFFSAREFPTMTFKSTSAKKVDGNFYDVTGDLTMRGVTKPITARVEWTGTGDKGMGRRIGFEATFNIKRSEFGVSYGVENGALGDDVRVIVALEGILEQ